The nucleotide sequence ctcctcccactctccGGCCTTGACTCCGCCCCAGCACCCCCTTTCTCCAGCTCGCTCCATCTGGCTTTCTGCCGCCTCCCGCTCAGCCTGCCGGTGTCCAGAAGTCTAGAACTCCCAGGACCCCCCCTCGCCCAAGCACCTCCTGAAGTTGGAGCAGGAAGGGCTAAGGAAGGAATTCTGCCACTTGCCTCAGACAAGTTGAGGGTCCCGGAGCCCTGGGCGGGAGAGAAGCTAATGGCCCGGTGGAAGCAGTGCCGCGAATTCCCGAGAACACCCCCTCCGTTAGGACGCCGGCCTTCCTGGGCTCAGGGCCTCACGCTTGGTCCCGCATCTGAGATGCCGGCTGCGAGAGCGCGGCCCTCTTGAGTTCAGCCAGGACCGGACGCGGTGGGAGAGGTCACAGGGCAGGAAGGATGCCGGCCGCACCCGCTCTCTGCGTGTCCCCGTTAGTGAGAGGCTGTTCCTCTGGCCTGGGAGGACCTGAGTGCTCAGACCCAAGACCCAGGTTAAGGAGAAGGGATGGGCGGCCTTTCCACGCggccccctccttctctcctaggTCCCCGGCTCCCCACTACACACAATGAACAGCTTGttgagaatttgcattttatGAAAATCGTGTTGAAAAACAAAGGGGTCTCTCTGTGCTGCCCAGTGCTTCCTCCTTGGCCCATTTGGGTACTGTCCCCACCCTGAGGCTAATCTTTGGTTCTGGAGGAAGAGGGTCCCCTTCTTCTTGCTTTGAGGCATCTTGGCAGTTAGAGAGTATTAGCCAGAACACAACCCAGGAAGGCCTCAAGTTGTTTTGGCACTTTGGGAAAGGGCTGGTCCCGGATGGAACTTCCTCCAAGAACTAAAAATCTTAGGAGGCACAGAGATTGTTTTAGGCTTTCTAGAGCCCTAAAGAGTTAGGGGCATTCTCCTCCAAAAAAGAGCCCCCAGTTTCTCAACTATAGTGTGAGGCAAGTTTGACtcagattttttgtttatttagttatatactttgtctcagaaaaaaaaaaatgcacagccATATCGGGAGACTCAGGTCTGGAGGACGTGGCCAGCTGCAGCTGGAGTCCACAGCCAGCCCCCAGGCATCCTGTCCTTAGGAGCTTTGACCCTCTACCACCTTCTGGCTGGCGTTGACAGCCTCCTGCCCGGGCCCCTGACTCTCTGCTCTCCCAGACTACTGTCTGCCTGAACTAATGGGCAGACCCAGCTGGCAGGGACCCTGGAGTTAGTACCTTAAGCCCAGTGGCTTTTCCtacccttctttctcttcaattAGGGAaaagctcctgcctcagcttttggAGCCTGGAAGGCCAGGGCTGTCAGACGTGATCCCAGTGGTGAAGATCATTCTAGAGTCACAGACTTCCCCAAGCTAACCAGTAGAGGTTAAAGTTCACCcatctaagggctggagagatggctcagcagttaagagcactgactgctcttccataggacccgggttcaattcccagcaaccacatggtggctcacaactgtctgtaactccaagatctgacaccctcacacagacatgcatgcaggcaaaacaccaatgcacataaaataaaaataaatgaattattaaaaaaaaaaagagagagagttcgCCCGTCTAGAGCCCAGGACAGATGTGCCCTGGAGGTCCGGAGGTCCCAGGGGTGGTGTGAACTCTGGGAGTGGTGGTAGTGGCTACACTTGGCACATAGTCACACCAGCAAAGCAGAGGTGGAGCTGGTAGGGAAGACAGGCATCAGGAAGTGGGGTGCTGCGTCCAGAGCTGGGTCTCAGGTCAGAGTCCCCCTAGAGAGAGCTTCTCAGCACCTCTTCAAGGATGGCACCCTCTCATTGTCTTCTGGCCATTTTCCCACCAAGGGCTCAGGATTCCGTCGGAAGAATTTCAGCCAGAGTCCTGAACAGCAGCGGTGAGTCACCCCCACCCAAAGCCCCTGCTGTGGTCCAGAAAAGTGaggtgctggggggagggggcccCACACAGCATCTCAGCCCAGCCCCCCTGGGAGGCATCTCCCATCCTGGAGCATGAGTTCCCTGCTGGGATTGAGGGGCAGGTGGGGGTGTGGGCTGTATGAAGGGGCGGCAGAATAAGGGGGGGCACTTTTGAGTCATTAGGTGCTCCTTAACCACCCCCAATCTCTGTCAGTTGCCTCTTCCTGGGAAGAAGAGCTGGATTAGTGAGAGGTGGAGGGTGGGAAGTAGGAGGCACCATGGGAGTGTCCTCATGTCCTCTGTGGCTTCCCTAAGCCCAACCCAGCCCACCTCAGTGGACCCAGACACTCTATAACCAGATGTTTGAGTCTGACACCCCAACCTTTAGTCCCGTGTGGGTCCAATCACGTGGTCTGCACTTGGATCTGAGATGTGGACAGGGCTAGGTGCTCACCCTAGACCTGGAGCTCAGGTTCCCTTTTGCCCACATCTCATGCCTGATTCGGGCCTGGCTTCCTTTGAAATGGGCCAGCAAACGGTTGCCCACTGGCCAGATGGGGCTGTTTGACTCTTCCACTAAGaaaatatatgtgcacacacttacaaacttactttaatttttttttttttttttttttttggctttgtttttcttgttcttttgagacagagtctctctatagACCcctgcctggaactcattacGTAGACCACGCtgtctttgaattcacagagatgcccctgcctccacctcccaggtgctgggattaaaggcgtacaccaccatgcccggcttattttaatattttaaagggttgtaaaaacaaagaataatacaTGACAGAGGCCATATGGGGCCCACAAAACCTGAAATATTTACCATCTGGCTCTGTGCAGTAAAAGTTTGCAGACCCTTCCAGGAACCCAGAAAGCACTGGGGCAGACACAGGCCTTCCAGGCCCCTGCTCCTGCCCCAGAAAACACAGGGCTAAAAGCTCCTTTCAAAGAAGGGGAGTGTGCCGCACAGCATTAGGTGGCAGGGGGTGTGACTCAGGCTAGGGGCTGGATGGAGGCCTGCTCTCCAGGGCCCTTTGGAGGCTGCCAGACTCAAAGAGGCCTTAGGAGCCACTTTATTCTGCCTCTGGCTGgcgggaaggaagggagggggtgggcagAGGAAACTCTGGGCTCCCCCAGCAGGCTAGGATCTGGAGCGGTTCCAGACCATTGTGTCCTGCAGGCAGCCTTCAGTTCGGGAAGGGGTGGCcccaggctcccctcccccagccttcacATCTGGTGGGCTGGCCACACCACAGCTGGGAGGAGCCGCTGTGGTCTGCGCCCAGCCTCGTGACTGGcccctgggggtggggctgtctTCTCCCCAAAGCAGAGGAGCCAGGATGCTCCAACCCTGGGGCCAAATTGGGGGCCTCAGTGAGTGAGTGGGTCTGTGGCCAGGCTCACCCGAAGGCTAGGGTGCTGCTAGGCTCGTCCTTTCTCAGGGCCAGCCTTTCCTGAtgcctccctcccctcagagGAGGCTGTTTTAATTCTGTGCAGCTCCCTGAGGCCAATTTCATTTGGGTTTGGGAAGGGCATTCCAAAAATCTGTGAAGAATGAGCTGTCGCCGGAGACTCTGGGtccttctggaatgttctagatCAGACTTCTACATCCTTGAGAGCTAAGCCGTGGGGCTGCCACACTCCTGTTTTTGTTACTGtatttttagacagggcctcactatgtagctcataCTCAAATgggacatcctcctgcctcagtctctcaagtgccAGGGTTACAGATATGGACCACCATAGCCAGCTCTTCCATACTTTCCTGACTTCTCGTAATCTCAACCCCGGTGTCTTCTGCAGGAAGGTGCTGACTTTGGAGAAGACAGACAACCAGACCTTCGGCTTTGAAATCCAGGTAGGAAAAGCTGGGCACAGAGGGATGAGGGGTCAGGAGCCAGTCCGGAGGGTGGGCTGAGCTACATGCCTCTGTTTCGAGTGTCCCCTTGCTTGTTCCCAGACTTACGGCCTTCACCACCGGGAGGAGCAGCGTGTAGAGATGGTGACCTTCGTCTGCCGAGTTCACGAGTCCAGCCCTGCCCAGCTGGCTGGGCTCACACCAGGTAGACCCTGAACCCAGAATACAGGGCTCTGGGACAGGGTATGTAACTTTACTCCTAAGCAGAGgcatacttttttttccctccttcatTCTCCAACTTGGAGAAAGCCAGAAGAATGAACAGAATCTGGACTCTGGATTTGGGCACACTGGCCATTTAGTGTGGGACCCTGCATAGTTCTTTTGCAAAACAAGGCAGGCCACAGTGTGGTGAGGTGGTTCCCTGGGCACGGAGCGGCTGGGCAGTCCAGCTGGGCAGAAAGAATCTGGTAGAGAGACTCTTCCAGGTCTGCCTCAAAAGGGTCCACGAGGACCTATCTTCCCGCTCCTGCTGGGGCACCCGTGCTATGTCCTTTATTGAGGAAATGACGCTCCAGTGGGAGACCCTGAAATCAGGGTCCCAGTCAGGGGCGGCCTGAGACTACATGAGTCCACACCCATTTGGTTAGCAACACAGTTGCTAAAGCCCTTACCTCCTTGCCCACACACCAGCAACACTTTGCTGGGTAGTTCCTGATTATCCTTGATGTAGCCAAAGCCAGGATCCCAAACAAGCCCTTAAAGTCTCCAGCATGCCCTGCCTAGGGTCAGGGCCTGACCTCCAAAAGCTGAAGCTTCGAATGCCTGGAGCCGGTGCCAGCTCCCAGCTGGGCACTAACCCTGTGCCTCCCCTGTGTTGAGAGGGTCTTATGACAGATGTGGGTTAAACAGAAGTAGCAAACTCCAGGGGGAGCGTGGGAATCTGGGAGGGTTCCATGGGGGACAGAACTTCCTGAGGGTGTGCCTGATAACTTAGTTCTTCTCTTCCCCAATCCCCACACCTTGCCTAGATTGCTCTGTCCAGACAAGTTGGTGGTTTCTGTGCAGGGAGAAATGCctatggttttgtgtttgttgttctttgtttgtttgtttgtttgtttgttttttgagacagggtttctctgtgtagccctggctgtcctggaactcactctgtagcccaggctggcctcgaactcacagagatccgcctgcctctgcctcccgggtgctgggattaaaggcgtgcgcccccaagCCCAGCTAGGTTCTGTGTATTTTGAGTGGGGTGAATGAGATGTCCaggtctccccagccctgtggaaGGGAGGTCCAGGAGCAGTTCTCCAGGTTACCGTTCTGCCCTTCCTGGCTGGAGCCCTTCCTTCATGCCCTGGGAAACGGGTGCTGACTCTTTCTCTTGCTGGCAGGGGACACCATCGCCAGCGTCAACGGTCTCAATGTGGAAGGCATCCGGCACCGAGAGATTGTTGATATCATCAAGGCATCCGGCAACGTTCTCAGGTACCTATGTCTAGGTGCAGTGCCCAAGGGCTCCTGAGCTCAGCCTGTGGCGTCCCCTCGGCCTTTCAGGCTTGCTCAGCGTTTGTCCCCTCGATCCTTCAGACTGGAAACTCTGTATGGGACGTCCATTCGGAAGGCAGAACTGGAGGCGCGCCTGCAGTACCTTAAGGTGGGGACCAAGCAAGCCCGGGCTCTCCCCCATGGTTCCCATTCCCTGGCCTCCAGGCCCGCTCCTGCTCCTTCAAGGACTCCTTCATCTTTCTCAACCCCGCTTAGCCCTCGGGCTTCTGTGCCTTTTCCCCCCTGACCCCTGTGTCCCCACTGCTGGTGTCCTGCTGACAGCCGGCCGCCCGTGTCTTCCGTGTCTTCCAGCAAACCCTGTATGAGAAGTGGGGAGAGTATCGGTCGCTGATGGTCCAGGAGCAGCGCCTAGTACATGGTGAGTGGGCCGGATGTCGTCCCCACAGACGCCCCATCCATTCTCCTCCCCTCTCAGAACTAGCAGGCTGCTGCGCTCCACAGTGAAGAGTCCCAGCTCCTGCTTTGGACGCTACATTGTTGCCCTTAGCCGATACACAGTGTTGCTCTCTCAGTGGCTCTCTGGAGGTTAGGACTGAGCACTGCCatttggcacatgcctttaatcccaacacttggaggcaggggcaaggggggtgcggtgggggggggtggtctctgcgagttccaggccaggctggtctacattgCTGAGtcccgggacagccagggctaagtggagagaccctgtctccgaaaaagaaaaagaagaaggctGCGTGTGCCCTTCTGTCCTAAGTGGCACTCTTGAGTTTATTAACTCCAGGTTTAGAGCCAGAAAGGCTGGGCTCAGGGCCCACGTAGGTGGCCAACAGGAAAGAACCGAGTATCCGGCCCATGCCCCCTGACCCTCGGCCTAGGGCTCTGTGGCCCCAGGATTCAGGAGCTCCCTGGACTTCTGTCCCCACAGGCCTGGTGGTGAAGGACCCAAGCATCTATGACACACTGGAGTCGGTGCGCTCCTGCCTCTACGGCGCTGGCCTGCTCCCTGGCTCGCTGCCCTTTGGGCCGCTCCTCGCTGCGCCTGGGGGTCCCCGCGGGAGCGCGCGGCGCGCCAAGGGGGACGCCGACGACGCCGTGTACCACACTTGCTTCTTCGGGGGCGCCGAACCGCAGGCGCTGCCACCCCCGCCGCCCCCCGCGCGCACGCCCGGCtcgggcgccgccgccgccgccgccgcggccccggCGTCCGTGCTGTGTCCCGCACCCCGCGCCGCGCTCAGCCGCAGCGCCAGCGTGCGGTGCGCGGGCCCGGGCGGGGGTGGCGGCGGGGGCGCGCCGGGCGCGCTCTGGACTGAGGCCCGCGAGCAGGCCCTGTGCGGCGCCGCCGGCCTGCGCAAGACCAAGTACCGCAGCTTCCGCCGGCGGCTGCTCAAGTTCATCCCCGGACTCAACCGCTccctggaggaagaggagagccaGCTGTAGGGGCGCGGGTGGGCAGGCGggaggtatttatttatttattcgtccTAACAGCCAGTGCAAAAAGTGGGGGCAGGAGTGCCGAGTGCCGGCCCAAGGACCCCAGGAGCCCAAAGCTGCGGGAGAGGGTCCTTGGCTAGCTCTGGCCGACGGTCTGGTCGGTGCACGGCTTGTCTCTGCTGAGGAAAAAGGGAGCCTggttgctttcttccttcccctacACCACATCAGGATCTCTGCAGGGGGAGGGAGACACTGGGAGTTGGGAGAGGTCTGGGGGACCAAAGAGGGCTGTGCGGGCCTACAGTCTGGGTCAGTTGTGCCTTGTGGGGGCCCTGTCCCAAGAAGCCCTCTCCAAAAGCTCTACTTGCTCCCCAACCCTTCGCCTTGGGGAGAGGAGATCCGTGATGGGTCATTCCCCGccctacacagacagacagacagacagacagacacacacacacacaccaatggacCAGTTGGTATCCAGGGGGCAAGGTGCTGGTTGCTCCCCTGCAGCCTTGACCCCTAAGGGCTTAGCCCCTCTCCAGGGGCCTGTAACTAAGTGggtcttgccaggcagtggtccTGGGTCCTGTGCTCCTTGGGGAACAGGAAGGAGTTCGTtcaggtggggtggggcagcCTGGACTGTgccaccgttttttttttttttttggcatatgTTGCTTCTGAACCACAAACTGTATAAAATTGATGGTTTTTTGCATCCGTGTCCGCGTGGTAACTGCCTGTGGGGGAGGACTGTGCTCAGGCAAGCTCTGACTCCACCTCCACTGTGCAGCCCCcatccaaacacacacaggctgcaTTTTACATCTTTCTTTTAGCCCGAAGCCAGGGAAATTGTCTAGGGGATTTTAATGAACATGTACTGGCCTGCACTGAGGCCCCACACCCTCTTCAGAACCTGGCCCTCTTGTTCAGGTACATTTCCGAAGCTTTCCTCCCTAAATACAGCAGACAGGGGGATCACTTGTCTAAAGTCCCTTACTGTCCCTGTGAGAAAGCCTGGCTCCCTGGGTAGAGCGCCTGAGGTCTGCCTTGAGTAGAAGCCACTGTCCACCCAACCTGTGACAGGTTCGGTCTCCTGGCACTCCATTCTTCTGGAACTCGGTGTTCCCACGCAGTCCTCCCATGTGAGTCCCCTCCCGTGAGCCCCCGAGCGTCTCATGGGCCCCTTGCTGCTCGGGATGCTGGCTACAGACACCAGGTCTCTTCGTTGGCTTTTCCACACGGGACCCCTTCAGTGCTTGCTCTACCTCCCTAAGGCCCGCCCACCCGGTCACGTGTGGCCGTGCCCTTAGTGTCTTGACTTAATGGGTTTCGGGTTTGGCCTCTCCTCTCCACTCACAGCAGGACTCAGGGACTTGCTGTTGGATTCACTGCTCTACTCCTGGCCAGTCCTAGCACACAGGACCCTCAATACAGTGTGTTCCAaaccagctccagggtatccccACCCGCCTTCAAACAGCCTGCGGGGTGACAGACAGGGGAGTCACAGCAAGCTAGCGACACCTAAGGCCCCTACTCCACTGCGCGGTGGCCAGCATTCAGTTGTAGCTTTGAAGGGCGTCCACGTGGGCCCTTCCCCgggcacaccccaccccacagctAGTACTTCCATGTGTGCACCCCACTTCTTTACCCGTCTCCGCGTCAACCGTCCTTCACACAGTGGTCAGGTGACCCTTTCAAAAGcaagcccagagatggcacctgACCACCTGTGGAGTGGGGGGCGGGTAGAGGATCAAAGAGGTCAAGATTAGGTTCAGCTAACTACACAGCAagttaggccagcctgggctacatgagtggACCTCTGGGCTACATGAGTAGACCTcgtttcaaaaaggaagaaaatcagggTTGGGTAAATGCCTCAGCGGGTAAAAGCACTCATTGTATATACATctaacgacctgagtttgatgcccagaaccacaataaaaggaaagaaacagctcctgaaagttgttctctggcacCGCGCCGATACTGTGGCACAAATACAACTGTACTAAACACAtaagtcacacacacaataaaaatacacattttcttaattaaaaaaagtttcttttgaaacttttgagacaaggtctttctacatagccctggttgtcctggaacttgctatgtagaccaggctgtcccgaAACTTAcactaatcctcctgcctctgcctcctgagtgctgagattacaggcatgtgccaccacacttaaattaatcccagcacttgggaggcagagccaggcagatctctgagttcaaggccagcctgggctacagagtgagatccaggacaggcaccaaagctacacagagaaaccctgtctcaggacaaaaaacaaacaagtaaaaaaaaaaatcacatctcaaCTCTCGGCTTCAAACCCACCACGGCTTCCCCTGGAAGAAAAGCATGAAGTTTGAGCTCTACCATGGCCTGCCCATTGCCTCACTCTAGGCAGTCACATTACAGAAAAGCATGGCCCCAGTCCCTCAGCCACTGGAACCCCTGTGTGGTACACAAACCCATCCATACTTCTTTGGGATGGCTTGCATTAGACCTCACGGAATCTTCTCCCTGCAACCTCAAATTCTTTCCCCTTTCATGGCCCTGGTATTTAAACTAAACTCTCTGCTCCCATCCCAAACTCCGCACGTTTCCTCTGGCCCCTGGCCTCTCTGCCTGTGCTGTTCCTTCTGCCTGGATGCTTTTCTGGATTGATTCTTTGTCCTGAGGTCCCAACTTAACAACACCCCCTCAAAGATTTTTCTGGGCCCACTGGTATCGGTCTCTGTCCCCGTTATTCTTTACCTCgaggcatttgttttctttctggcaCTTTCTCCAGCTTGGGAGTCGTATTGACTTCTTGTATTGCCATGGTTGGGCTAGGTACAAAGCCTTATTCAAAGTTGCACCTCAGGGCTGTGGCGTGGCTCAGTGCCAGAGACgtcatgtgtgaggtcctgggttcagtccccatcacggcaataaataataaagatgaaaACCAACGTGTGAGTCAGTTATCACAGCTGCCCCCAAGGGCCCCATCCAAGGCCCACCCACAGCAAATGCTCAATACAAGCTCAAGAGGGTCATGTGTCTTCTGGGACCACAGCTGGATCAGGGGAAACACTGCCTCTCCACCTGTCAGCCCcaggggtggagacaggtggtccctcctctgCTCCACCTGCAGCTGGCACCTATGGGCTCCTCTTACAACGTCCctttggggccgggcggtggctGCCATGGTGGCACCTGCACCTTGCCACTGTGGCTTTTCTGGTTTGGGAAGGGAGGACATCGGATGAGGAAGCTCTTGTGTTTGAACAGCTGCTCTGCAGAGGGGCTGAGCATCCCCAGCGCTCAGgtctagaggaggaggaggaggcccctCACACCTTTGTTTCCAGAGACTGCCAGGAGACCAGCTGCCTGGCGCAGGTTAGCTCTTGCTGGGTGCACCGGGGTTCCTGAGCctccctggcttcctcctccCTGGGTAGGTTCCCAACCGCCCTGCCCTGCCGTGCAGCTGGTCCCGGGAGTGATGTCAGTGCCCCTCGCCCAGGCTGAAAGGGCTCCTACCCAGCTGGTCTCGTACACCCAGGAGAGGGGGAGAGTGGCCCAGGGTGGGGCCAGATCCCACCTCTCAGCTGATGGATGACGGCACCAGCCTCCTGCCGTGTAGGTGGGTGACAGGGAGTGACTAATGTGCGAGCTGTGTTGCTAAAAATTAACCCAGGGATCGTGTTTggcggagggggtgggggtgtgcgGGGAAGGAGCAGGGACTGCAATATTGTGTGGTGGGCATTCCCTGCCctacctccttccccttcctaccAGCCTTCTGTTCTGCCCCAGGCCAGGAGCCCCGCCCCccgctgcccccgcccccccccgtgAAATTCCGCGGAGGAAAGTGGGCTCCACTGAAGGTGTCACACACGGTGGGAAAAGATACAGCCCCTGAGATGAGATTCTGTCCGAGGTCCCCACAGAGCTGGGCACCTGCCCCATCTTCCCCTGCATAACTCATCCCTGTATCTCCTGgtcctgcccccacacacacacaccttgggcCCCGAGAGGGgcggcttcctggaggaggggccTATGAGGTCAGCGTCGTCAAAGAGATGGCGAGGATTGGGACGAGCCTGTAAAACTgtgggtggaggaggggtgggggtggggcaaacaAAAGGTGAGACTTGGCAGAGCCGGGTCCGAGATGGGCCGGGTCACAGAAGGACCCAGTTAAGAGGGACCCGAGTTCGACGTCAATGAGAACACTCCCATTAAGGTGGGGAAGAGGGGTGGGCTCTGAAAACGCGGTCCGGGGGCGCATAAAAGGGCCTTGGGTATGGAAAGGGTCTTTGTTGGCACCTGTGAAAAATTCTGCTGAAGAAGAATTTTTCAGTGCTTCAGGTTCCCCCAGAGGACTTAAGAAGGGTGGCAgccagagcagaggcagagacctaGGAGGTGCTTTCTGCCCACCAGACGGCGGGGgggtggagctagagagatgagaGCCATACGGGATTCCCCAGGGTCAAGAGAGACGTCAAGTTTTGTCTGGCTGAAGTCTGCCTGGTCCTGCGTAGAGGAAGGAGTGGATGAAAtgaccttaaagaggaaatgatgccCTCGGAGAGGCGACAGAGCTCTTGAACAGGGAGACCGAGGTGAGACACTGCGGGCACACGGCACGGTGCTGATCTCTGATGGTGACCTCGGAGTACTGCACCTCTGGGCCCTGCCCACCCAGCGTCCCTGCctgcccccccgccccctcccccccactgtCCTGCTCCACACTCCAAGAATCCGGAGCCTTCCTTGTCCGCTGGTCTTTCATGGGAATCACTCTGACGTCTCCTGTCTGGTTCCCATTGCCCCTCCTTGTGTCTCAGCCCACAGGCTACCAAGGGAGAGACCCCTGCTCCATCCACCCCTGCTTCCTGCT is from Peromyscus maniculatus bairdii isolate BWxNUB_F1_BW_parent chromosome 20, HU_Pman_BW_mat_3.1, whole genome shotgun sequence and encodes:
- the Tamalin gene encoding protein TAMALIN; translated protein: MTLRRLRKLQQKEEAAAAPDPAGRAPDSEAARAAPAPAPAPAPAPAGPPAAAAPPGANPGDELYAALEDYHPAELYRALAVSGGTLPRRKGSGFRRKNFSQSPEQQRKVLTLEKTDNQTFGFEIQTYGLHHREEQRVEMVTFVCRVHESSPAQLAGLTPGDTIASVNGLNVEGIRHREIVDIIKASGNVLRLETLYGTSIRKAELEARLQYLKQTLYEKWGEYRSLMVQEQRLVHGLVVKDPSIYDTLESVRSCLYGAGLLPGSLPFGPLLAAPGGPRGSARRAKGDADDAVYHTCFFGGAEPQALPPPPPPARTPGSGAAAAAAAAPASVLCPAPRAALSRSASVRCAGPGGGGGGGAPGALWTEAREQALCGAAGLRKTKYRSFRRRLLKFIPGLNRSLEEEESQL